The following are encoded in a window of Castanea sativa cultivar Marrone di Chiusa Pesio chromosome 5, ASM4071231v1 genomic DNA:
- the LOC142636388 gene encoding GDP-L-galactose phosphorylase 1-like, with protein MVTVKQVEDDNLVSKVAIPEQLKCPRFCFQDIRIPLYRFSSQSLLDDSPFEGRVCITEDEQSALDSLLLAQWEDKMWKGVLRYDVTTSEIKVIFGRRKFIAQLNERLGMDYVPKPEADKICGQGNFSEFQWTKHQEESLFYVASGEMAIPELIPSAAMPDGAVLIIINEIPLEYGHVFLVPCGSDSLAQVLDTKSLEMVARFAVEINNCSFRLFYDCPTAGTSHRYFEACYFPSPLPVELTPVDTFFHEGRRGMRISAVTDFPMKTLLFESNKKFKGMVEVLVEICYQLQEKSIPYNLLISDCGKKIFLFLQMQNMANSGTLSAWECGGYFLFQSRSEFDQATEEAMLNKLRDVSLDDEGFQVVKELCCSIADKFAA; from the exons ATGGTTACAGTTAAGCAGGTTGAAGATGACAATTTGGTTTCAAAAGTTGCAATCCCTGAGCAGTTGAAGTGTCCTCGGTTCTGTTTTCAAG ATATCAGGATTCCTCTTTATCGCTTCAGTAGCCAATCTCTTTTGGATGATAGTCCATTTGAAGGACGTGTATGCATTACAGAAGATGAACAAAGTGCACTAGattctcttcttcttgctcAG TGGGAAGATAAAATGTGGAAAGGCGTTCTCAGATATGATGTGACAACCTCTGAAATTAAG GTGATATTTGGCAGGAGAAAGTTTATTGCCCAGTTGAATGAAAGACTGGGTATGGATTATGTGCCCAAACCTGAGGCGGATAAAATTTGTGGTCAAGGGAATTTCTCTGAGTTTCAATGGACAAAACATCAAGAGGAGTCTCTCTTTTATGTTGCAAGTGGTGAAATGGCAATACCTGAGCTTATTCCTTCTGCTGCTATGCCTGATGGCGCTGTCTtgattattattaat gAAATCCCTCTGGAATACGGTCATGTCTTCCTGGTGCCTTGTGGCTCAGATAGTTTGGCCCAGGTCCTAGATACAAAATCTTTAGAAATGGTTGCAAGGTTTGCAGTTGAAATCAATAATTGCTCCTTTCGCTTGTTCTATGACTGTCCTACAGCTGGTACTTCTCATCGATATTTTGAG GCCTGCTACTTTCCAAGCCCTTTACCTGTGGAGCTGACACCTGTTGATACTTTTTTTCATGAGGGGCGGAGGGGGATGCGCATCTCCGCCGTTACAGATTTCCCCATGAAGACCCTATTGTTTGAgagtaacaaaaaatttaagggAATGGTGGAGGTTCTTGTTGAGATATGTTATCAATTACAGGAGAAGAGCATTCCATATAATTTGTTGATATCCGATTGTGGTAAAAAgatctttttgtttcttcag ATGCAAAATATGGCAAACTCCGGGACCCTATCAGCTTGGGAGTGCGGaggttattttttgtttcaatcaAGGTCTGAATTTGATCAAGCCACTGAGGAGGCTATGCTTAATAAGCTGCGTGATGTCTCTCTTGATGATGAAGGCTTTCAAGTAGTGAAGGAGCTCTGTTGCAGTATTGCTGATAAGTTCGCCGCATGA